The following are from one region of the Moritella sp. 24 genome:
- a CDS encoding family 16 glycosylhydrolase, with translation MPFPVLHQYKLPLMLLLCGATFPITSLAKPVSFSDPLTELNSPIWWHSNGWSNGFPFTNSWEDEAISYSDEGMAISLIPTNFPETGYPYQSGELRSQEFYGYGCFEIDMKPISESGVITSFFLFAGPFDKPANGNSQHNEIDIEFLGKDTSMVQINFWTNDDRYEFAHEHIIPLGFDASEAFHRYGIEWKRKSISWYVDGQLVHKVKHHRSDPIPQVSSSKLRILANVWATDNRISNWAGYFEADNFPLTAHYRNASYQRKASCQ, from the coding sequence TCCGATAACGAGTCTCGCAAAGCCTGTTAGTTTTTCAGACCCACTAACCGAACTTAACTCACCAATATGGTGGCATTCAAACGGTTGGAGTAATGGCTTTCCCTTCACCAATAGTTGGGAAGATGAAGCGATTAGTTACAGTGACGAAGGCATGGCAATAAGCCTAATACCAACAAATTTCCCCGAAACAGGTTATCCCTATCAATCTGGTGAGTTACGCAGCCAAGAGTTTTACGGTTATGGTTGCTTTGAAATTGACATGAAACCAATATCTGAATCAGGTGTCATCACTTCTTTTTTCCTCTTCGCAGGTCCCTTTGATAAACCTGCGAATGGTAATAGTCAGCATAACGAGATTGATATTGAATTTTTAGGTAAGGACACTAGCATGGTTCAAATCAATTTCTGGACTAATGATGATCGTTATGAATTTGCCCACGAGCATATTATACCACTGGGGTTTGATGCATCAGAGGCGTTTCACCGCTATGGTATTGAATGGAAAAGAAAGTCCATCTCTTGGTATGTAGATGGCCAACTTGTACATAAAGTTAAACACCATAGAAGTGATCCAATTCCCCAAGTATCAAGTAGCAAGCTAAGAATCCTTGCAAATGTATGGGCGACAGACAATAGAATATCAAATTGGGCTGGATATTTTGAAGCAGATAACTTCCCACTTACGGCACATTATCGAAATGCTTCTTATCAACGAAAAGCAAGCTGTCAGTAA
- a CDS encoding DUF4377 domain-containing protein, producing the protein MKFKLSAPLLLTAIVSGLLSACSNTSEQSVVGDTAVDASNTNVVVTETYWVAPERVACQGVVPMQCLVVNQEIDGETNGWQLFYNDISGFEFELGYFYKLFVETSEVANPAADSSSLSYKLISEVDKTPRHYADNTMLTENRKWNLKQLVGLGKVNPLMLDKPANITIADDRFSGFSGCNNMFGQVQHLFEDAQLQNTLLKLGPIGSTLMACSDQNSNAVEQKLQQALGVVNAIQVQWPFLNMYQNDELMIQFVAEDWD; encoded by the coding sequence ATGAAATTTAAATTGTCGGCACCTTTGTTGCTCACCGCAATTGTTAGTGGGTTACTTAGCGCCTGTTCTAATACCAGTGAGCAGAGCGTCGTTGGTGATACTGCTGTTGATGCATCAAATACGAATGTAGTGGTAACTGAAACTTATTGGGTTGCGCCTGAACGCGTGGCTTGCCAGGGGGTTGTACCCATGCAGTGTTTGGTTGTTAATCAAGAAATTGATGGTGAAACGAATGGATGGCAGTTGTTTTATAATGATATATCAGGTTTTGAATTTGAACTGGGTTATTTTTATAAGTTATTTGTTGAAACGTCTGAAGTCGCTAACCCTGCTGCCGACAGTTCAAGCTTGTCGTATAAGTTAATTTCAGAAGTGGATAAAACACCACGCCATTATGCTGATAATACGATGTTGACTGAGAATAGAAAATGGAATCTAAAGCAGCTTGTTGGTTTGGGTAAAGTGAATCCGCTAATGCTGGATAAACCAGCCAATATTACTATTGCAGATGATCGTTTTTCAGGGTTCTCTGGCTGTAATAATATGTTTGGTCAAGTTCAGCATTTATTTGAAGATGCACAATTACAAAACACGCTATTGAAATTAGGGCCTATTGGTTCAACGTTGATGGCTTGTTCTGACCAAAATAGCAATGCGGTCGAGCAAAAGCTGCAGCAAGCGCTGGGTGTTGTAAATGCGATTCAGGTGCAATGGCCATTTTTAAATATGTATCAAAATGATGAACTGATGATCCAATTTGTTGCTGAAGATTGGGATTAA
- a CDS encoding family 16 glycosylhydrolase: MNISIRTTSSPESGFPYESGELRSHDYYAYGCFEAEIKPVRESGVITSFFLFAGPDDTPEGGNGRHNEIDIEFLGNNTQMLQINYWTNDDRYENAHEVLIHMNFDAADDFHRYGIKWTEGAIFWYIDGEMVYKVHDDNYDQVPKASDSKLKIIANTWVTDSRISDWAGEFDPESLPLTAYYRNISYTEEAECSLN, encoded by the coding sequence ATGAATATCAGCATAAGAACCACATCATCCCCTGAAAGTGGATTTCCTTACGAGTCTGGAGAGCTACGTAGCCATGATTATTATGCTTACGGTTGTTTTGAAGCCGAAATAAAACCAGTAAGAGAATCTGGTGTTATCACCTCATTTTTCCTGTTTGCAGGCCCGGACGATACACCTGAAGGAGGTAACGGTAGACATAATGAGATCGATATTGAGTTTCTAGGCAATAATACCCAAATGCTACAAATTAATTACTGGACCAACGATGACAGATACGAAAATGCACATGAAGTACTTATTCATATGAACTTTGACGCGGCGGATGATTTTCATCGCTATGGTATCAAATGGACGGAAGGTGCCATATTTTGGTACATTGACGGTGAGATGGTCTATAAAGTACATGATGATAATTATGATCAAGTACCAAAGGCAAGTGACAGTAAGCTTAAAATCATCGCTAATACATGGGTTACGGACTCAAGAATTTCAGATTGGGCTGGTGAGTTCGACCCTGAAAGTTTACCACTCACCGCCTATTACCGAAATATAAGTTACACCGAAGAAGCTGAATGTAGCTTAAATTAA